Proteins from one Telopea speciosissima isolate NSW1024214 ecotype Mountain lineage chromosome 1, Tspe_v1, whole genome shotgun sequence genomic window:
- the LOC122653026 gene encoding glycine-rich cell wall structural protein 2-like: protein MLTYTSSAYSFRGRKAVAPMSTTPPGSTGTTTGGSGSGHGNNWEYNWGWGSSPNSGWGYGSGSGRSPTGFGRGSGFGSGSGSGSGSGFGYGSGSGGARGGGYGYGSGSGTPRGGGGGGGGGSGGTGSGSQRNRSPPIA, encoded by the exons aTGTTAACATACACGTCTTCAGCCTATAGCTTCAGGGGAAGAAAGGCCGTCGCTCCCATGTCAACAACGCCTCCTGGTTCAACCGGAACTACCACCGGTGGTAGCGGCTCCGGTCATGGTAACAACTGGGAGTACAATTGGGGTTGGGGCTCAAGTCCCAATAGTGGATGGGGTTATGGTTCTGGATCTGGCCGGTCTCCAACTGGGTTTGGGAGGGGGTCTGGGTTTGGGTCCGGTTCTGGCTCGGGGTCTGGCTCAGGATTCGGTTATGGGTCAGGCAGTGGCGGTGCTCGTGGTGGTGGTTATGGCTATGGAAGTGGTTCAGGTACTCctcgtggtggtggtggtggtggtg GTGGTGGTTCGGGTGGTACTGGTAGCGGCAGCCAGAGGAACCGCTCGCCACCAATTGCTTGA
- the LOC122653018 gene encoding putative F-box protein At5g55150, whose protein sequence is MSLLLFHGIANKNNKVETFGMLSICHYSSCTRQGKGIGNWFELCNDILGLIVDQFSAIEDIVHFGAVCRPWRSVSVKKLHFSTIVDPWLMLAEKEDSDNRGFYSLSTKKVYHLNLPEARSRKCWSSCGWLITLGLDLEIHLLNPFSRDQIRLPPQPTLPGQYPSIVGPEFVRRVFIWKVILSSRPTRDDDDEKCVVMVIFSEFKKLAFLRLGDEVWTPLDSHRGITDVVNFNGQFYAITHQGKLLIVDISSPHPKTIEFAEPAERINIYAKFYLVESVGELFMVEQDVYEACEPPTSDNHIHETDGFDVYKFNFDNKKWPSRIVYGRCQDK, encoded by the exons ATGTCCTTGCTTCTGTTTCATGGCAtagcaaataaaaataataaagttGAAACTTTTGGGATG CTGTCTATTTGTCACTACTCTAGTTGCACGAGACAAGGAAAGGGTATAGGGAACTGGTTCGAACTTTGCAATGACATTCTAGGACTGATTGTGGATCAGTTTTCTGCAATCGAAGACATTGTTCATTTTGGTGCGGTTTGCCGGCCATGGCGATCAGTTTCAGTCAAGAAGTTGCACTTCTCTACTATTGTTGATCCTTGGCTGATGCTTGCAGAGAAGGAAGACAGTGACAATCGTGGCTTCTACAGTCTCTCCACCAAAAAGGTTTACCACTTGAACTTGCCAGAAGCTCGCAGCAGGAAGTGTTGGTCCTCATGCGGTTGGTTGATTACTTTGGGGCTTGATTTGGAAATTCACTTATTAAACCCCTTTTCTCGGGATCAAATTCGGCTTCCACCTCAACCAACACTCCCTGGTCAATACCCTAGTATAGTAGGTCCAGAATTTGTCCGCCGGGTTTTTATATGGAAAGTGATATTGTCCTCAAGGCCAACTCGT gatgatgatgatgaaaaatGCGTGGTTATGGTGATATTTTCTGAATTCAAAAAATTAGCCTTCTTGAGATTGGGAGATGAAGTTTGGACTCCTTTAGACAGTCATAGAGGTATTACTGATGTCGTCAACTTCAATGGTCAATTCTACGCCATCACTCACCAAGGGAAACTGTTGATTGTTGATATTTCCAGTCCTCATCCAAAGACGATTGAGTTTGCTGAACCAGCAGAGCGTATAAACATTTATGCGAAATTTTATCTTGTGGAGTCAGTAGGAGAACTCTTTATGGTTGAACAGGATGTTTATGAGGCCTGTGAACCTCCGACAAGCGACAATCACATTCATGAAACAGATGGTTTTGATGTTTACAAGTTCAATTTTGATAACAAGAAGTGGCCAAGTCGTATAGTTTATGGTAGATGCCAAGACAAATAA